A single window of Sporosarcina sp. FSL W7-1349 DNA harbors:
- a CDS encoding class I SAM-dependent methyltransferase: MNQIKLHRVLPFAKRLMAETVLPGETVVDATAGNGNDTLFLAEQVGEAGHVFAFDIQQTALDATKERLGDLNLRVSLILDSHSNVSEYVEGPIGGAMFNLGYLPYSEDLSVITKPETTIQAIHHLLGMLKKGGIIAVSVYDGHEGGKEERDALLSYVKTLHQADVHVIRYELLNQRNNPPFLVAFEKVRDFEEIRTVE; the protein is encoded by the coding sequence ATGAATCAAATCAAACTTCATCGGGTGCTCCCCTTCGCCAAACGATTGATGGCAGAAACGGTCCTGCCTGGAGAAACCGTGGTAGATGCGACGGCGGGCAACGGCAATGACACGCTATTTTTAGCGGAGCAAGTCGGGGAAGCCGGACATGTCTTCGCCTTCGATATCCAACAGACGGCGCTCGATGCGACAAAGGAACGGCTCGGGGATTTGAATCTTCGCGTCTCCCTCATTTTGGATAGCCATTCCAATGTGTCTGAATATGTGGAAGGTCCGATCGGAGGGGCGATGTTCAACCTCGGCTATTTGCCATATAGTGAAGATTTATCGGTCATCACGAAACCAGAGACGACCATCCAGGCTATCCACCATTTGCTCGGCATGCTGAAAAAAGGCGGAATCATCGCGGTTTCGGTTTATGACGGCCATGAGGGAGGAAAAGAGGAAAGAGACGCTTTACTCTCCTACGTAAAAACATTGCATCAAGCGGACGTGCACGTCATCCGCTACGAACTGCTCAACCAGCGAAACAATCCACCGTTTTTAGTGGCATTTGAAAAGGTCCGGGATTTTGAGGAAATTCGGACAGTGGAATAA